The segment CAATTTAAAATTTATAATTTAAAATTTCTCTATGTTTGCTAAGGTAAATTCTGTGGCCATTATTGGGTTAGATTGTGTTCCAGTTGAAGTAGAAGTAGATATTTTGGGTGGTTTGCCAAACATAACAACCGTTGGATTGCCAGATGCTGCTGTTAAAGAATCCAAAGAAAGAGTGAGATCGGCCATTAAAAATAGCGGACTTGAGTTTCCTCGAGGTCGTTTAACAATTAATTTAGCCCCAGCTGATATTAAAAAAGAGGGGCCAGCCTATGATCTTCCCATTGCCGTGGGAATTTTTTTAGCTTCAAATGAAATTGAGTTTGAAATAAATAATAGTCTTTTTATTGGGGAGTTAGCCTTAGACGGACGATTGCGTCATACTAATGGAATTTTGCCAATGGCAATATTTGCCAAACAACAAGGAATAAAAAATTTATTTATCCCAAAAATTAATATTAAAGAAGCCAATTTAGTCAAAGGATTAAATATTTTTCCTATTAAAGATTTTAATCAACTCGTTAGACATTTAACAAAAGAAGAAGAAATGATTCCTTTGATTTCAGAGGGTGCCGGAGATTTTTCTTTAGAAAAAATAGAATATGAGGTAGATATGGCTTATATTAAAGGACAAGAATTTGTGAAAAGAGCATTGGAAATTTCTGCAGCTGGCGGACATAATGTTTTAATGAAAGGACCTCCTGGTAGTGGAAAAACATTATTATCTATGGCAATGCCTTCAATTTTGCCTTTATTGGCACAAAAAGAAGCCTTAGAAGTAACTAAAATTTATAGCATTGTTGGATTATTGCCATCTGATCAGCCTTTAATTTTTAAAAGACCATTTAGAAGCCCACATCATTCTTCTTCGGCTGTTGCTCTTGTAGGTGGCGGACAATTTCCTAAGCCAGGAGAAATTAGTTTGGCTCATCGTGGAATTTTATTTTTAGATGAGCTACCAGAATTTCCTCGAAATGTTTTAGAATCATTGAGACAACCCTTGGAAGATGGGATTGTAACGATTTCTCGAGCTCAAGGAACACTTACTTTTCCTTCAAATTTTATTTTGATTGCTAGTCAAAATCCTTGTCCTTGTGGATATCAAAATGATCCAAAGAAAAATTGTACTTGCAGTCCAATACAGATAGAGCGTTATCAAAAAAAGATTTCTGGACCATTTTTAGATCGAATTGATTTACATTTAGAGGTTCCTCAAGTGGAATTTAAAGAATTAACCTCAGAAAAAGTGGCAGAATCATCTGATGAAATTAGGAAAAGAGTTCAAAAAGCGAGAGATATTCAATCACAACGTTTTAAAAAACATAAAATTTTTACTAATTCAGAAATGAGAAATAAAGAAGTGAAAGAATTTTGTAAAATTGATGAAGAAAGTTTGGAATTACTGAGATTAGCAATTGAACGAATGCATTTATCAACCAGAAGTTTTTATCGAATTTTTAAAATAGCCCGAACTATTGCTGATTTGGCTGAATCAAAAAGTATTCAAAAAAATCATATTGCCGAAGCCCTTCAATATAGAGGAAAATAATATTTATTTATAAAAAAAATAAAAAATTATGAATATAGTTTTTGTTGGAAAATTAACTCTTTATACTTTTTTTGCTTCTATTTTTATTTATCTTCTTTCTTTTCTTGGTTTTCTTAAACCTGGAGTAGAATTTTTTGGTTTTTTTTTAATAATATTTACTCTTATTGGATTAAGTTTTTGGAAAATAGAATATGGTTTTTTATTTCTTATTTTTGAATTTTTAGCTGGTATTGATGGACATCTTTTTGAATTTAAAAGTCTTTCAATTCGTTTTGCTTTGTTTGTTGTTTTTATGTTTGTTTGGATAATTCAAAAAATATGGGATTATAAATCTTTAAAATTACAAATAAAAAATTTTACAAAATCATTCTTTTTTAAATCATTTGCTTTTGCTTTATTTTTTATTGCTTTAGCTGGAATATTAGGAATAATAAGAGGAAATTCTTTAAATTTAATTTTTGCTGATTTAGTTTGTTATAGTTATCTTTTATTAATTTTTCCATTTTTTGATTTAATTTCTGATTCAAAAAAATGTGAAATAACAAAAGTATTTCAAATATTTAGCGGAACAATTATTGCTACCAGCGCTTTAACAATTACAACGCTTTATTTATTTGCTAGTCACTTAGCTGTGCATGGAGGAATTTATTATCAATGGTTTAGAGAATATATTATTGGAAAAATTGCCACAATGAATAATAATTTTTTTCGTGTTGTTATGTCTTCAGATATTTTAACCTTAGTTTTTTTTCTTATTATAATTTCAATTTTATTTTTTACTTTAGAAAGTTCACTCGAAATTTTCTTTTGGGATTTATTATTAGTTTTATTTTTTTATGTTTAATTTTAAAAGTTCCATTAAAAAGAAAAATAATTTTTTCTATATGTTTAATTGTAATTTTTTTATTAGAAAGTTTTTTAATTTTTTATTTATGTAATCATAAAAATATTCAAACTAATTTTGTCATTTTAAATGATAGAATAGAAACAATTTTTAATCCAGAAACAGAAGCTAGCACGATGTCTAGACTTGAACGGCTTGATGCTGGTTTTAAAAAATTTAAAGAACATCCAATTTTAGGCTCTGGATTAGGCTCTGAAATTGTTGCTTATGATTATGCGATGAAAAAAATTATAAAAACTCCTCACATTGATTGGGGTTATTTAGAAAATTGGA is part of the Candidatus Kuenenbacteria bacterium HGW-Kuenenbacteria-1 genome and harbors:
- a CDS encoding magnesium chelatase, producing the protein MFAKVNSVAIIGLDCVPVEVEVDILGGLPNITTVGLPDAAVKESKERVRSAIKNSGLEFPRGRLTINLAPADIKKEGPAYDLPIAVGIFLASNEIEFEINNSLFIGELALDGRLRHTNGILPMAIFAKQQGIKNLFIPKINIKEANLVKGLNIFPIKDFNQLVRHLTKEEEMIPLISEGAGDFSLEKIEYEVDMAYIKGQEFVKRALEISAAGGHNVLMKGPPGSGKTLLSMAMPSILPLLAQKEALEVTKIYSIVGLLPSDQPLIFKRPFRSPHHSSSAVALVGGGQFPKPGEISLAHRGILFLDELPEFPRNVLESLRQPLEDGIVTISRAQGTLTFPSNFILIASQNPCPCGYQNDPKKNCTCSPIQIERYQKKISGPFLDRIDLHLEVPQVEFKELTSEKVAESSDEIRKRVQKARDIQSQRFKKHKIFTNSEMRNKEVKEFCKIDEESLELLRLAIERMHLSTRSFYRIFKIARTIADLAESKSIQKNHIAEALQYRGK